A single region of the Alteriqipengyuania flavescens genome encodes:
- a CDS encoding cation:proton antiporter domain-containing protein yields MAGELEISPVLSDTLVILGAAGIVIPVFARFRVTPIIGFILIGLLVGPYGLGKYVFEYPWLTWITITDPERLEPFAEFGIILLLFAIGLELSFNRLWQLRRMVFGLGAMELIFSALFLMLILSTMGQYWTGALALGLALALSSTALCLPIAGTSTPVGRAALSMLLFEDIAIVPIIFLLGAMAPFAETEGLEGFTETLLLGGGVVLGMLVIGRFALPVLFAQAARTKSPELFLAASLLVVIGASLATAAVGLSPIVGALLAGLLIAETEYHTEVEGIIEPFKGLALGIFLITVGMGIDITTIADNAVPIAIAVVGVLSLKAFVTGILLRMMGARRSTATETGILMSSPSETTLIVLSAATSAMLIQPGTAQFWQIVTAIGLTITPLLAMFGRKIAVRVERRPMLEEVVDDPDEPTTIIVGSGRVGQLIADMLKVHGKPYVAIDFDADQVTQARQSGYRAVFGNASRADVLDRLGADRAPAVILTMDEPVLAQRLTRKLRATYPDLPIIARARDAEHAGQLYRSGASHAVPETLESSLQLSEAVLVDLGVAMGPVIASIHEKRDEYRAVIQAGGKLERKPKLRTSTAE; encoded by the coding sequence ATGGCGGGCGAACTCGAAATCTCTCCGGTACTTTCGGACACGCTGGTGATTCTCGGCGCGGCGGGGATCGTCATCCCCGTGTTCGCCAGGTTCCGCGTCACGCCTATCATCGGCTTCATCCTGATCGGCCTGCTGGTCGGGCCCTATGGCCTTGGCAAATACGTGTTCGAGTATCCGTGGCTCACATGGATAACGATAACCGATCCGGAGAGGCTGGAGCCCTTTGCGGAGTTCGGGATTATCCTCCTGCTCTTCGCAATCGGGCTCGAACTGTCGTTCAACCGCTTGTGGCAATTGCGACGAATGGTCTTCGGCCTCGGCGCGATGGAGCTGATTTTCAGTGCCCTGTTCCTGATGCTGATCCTCTCGACGATGGGCCAGTACTGGACCGGGGCACTGGCTCTTGGCCTTGCGCTGGCGCTGTCCAGCACCGCGCTGTGCCTGCCCATCGCGGGCACATCGACGCCGGTCGGCCGCGCCGCGTTGTCGATGCTGTTGTTCGAGGATATCGCGATCGTCCCGATCATCTTCCTCCTCGGCGCGATGGCGCCCTTTGCGGAAACGGAGGGGCTGGAAGGCTTTACCGAAACGTTATTGCTGGGTGGCGGCGTGGTCCTCGGAATGCTGGTGATCGGGCGTTTCGCCCTGCCGGTGTTGTTCGCGCAGGCCGCGCGCACCAAGAGCCCGGAACTGTTCCTCGCCGCCAGCCTGCTGGTGGTGATCGGCGCGAGCCTGGCGACGGCTGCGGTCGGCCTCTCCCCCATCGTCGGCGCACTGCTCGCCGGCCTGCTGATCGCGGAGACCGAATATCACACCGAGGTCGAAGGCATCATCGAGCCGTTCAAGGGCCTTGCGCTCGGCATTTTCCTCATCACCGTGGGCATGGGGATCGACATCACTACGATTGCCGACAACGCGGTGCCGATCGCGATTGCGGTCGTCGGCGTGCTGTCCCTCAAGGCCTTCGTCACCGGCATTTTGCTGCGGATGATGGGCGCACGGCGCAGCACTGCGACCGAAACCGGCATCCTGATGTCGAGCCCGTCGGAAACCACGCTGATCGTGCTGTCGGCTGCCACCAGCGCCATGCTGATCCAGCCGGGCACCGCGCAATTCTGGCAGATCGTCACCGCTATCGGCCTCACCATCACCCCGCTGCTCGCCATGTTCGGGCGCAAGATCGCGGTACGGGTGGAGCGGCGCCCGATGCTGGAAGAGGTGGTGGACGATCCGGACGAGCCGACCACGATCATCGTCGGCAGCGGGCGCGTGGGCCAGTTGATCGCGGACATGCTCAAGGTCCACGGCAAGCCCTATGTCGCGATCGATTTCGATGCCGACCAGGTCACGCAAGCGCGCCAGAGCGGCTACCGCGCGGTGTTCGGCAACGCCTCGCGCGCCGATGTGCTGGACCGGCTGGGTGCGGATCGCGCGCCCGCCGTCATCCTGACGATGGACGAGCCAGTGCTGGCGCAGCGGCTGACTCGCAAGCTGCGCGCAACCTATCCCGATTTGCCGATCATCGCCCGCGCCCGGGATGCCGAACACGCCGGCCAGCTTTACCGCAGCGGAGCGAGCCACGCTGTACCCGAAACGCTGGAAAGCTCGCTCCAGCTGTCCGAGGCGGTACTGGTGGATCTGGGCGTTGCAATGGGCCCCGTGATCGCCTCCATCCACGAAAAGCGCGACGAATACCGCGCGGTCATCCAGGCCGGCGGCAAGCTCGAGCGCAAGCCGAAGCTGCGCACCAGCACCGCGGAATAG
- a CDS encoding bifunctional GNAT family N-acetyltransferase/carbon-nitrogen hydrolase family protein translates to MTQARLEVRQAKLGDVRAIADLVRRAYEELPAYTHGEIRGQINNYAEGCFVAKLDGKLVGYCATMRIGGDVALKPHTWDEITGNGFGSRHNPTGEWLYGYEMCVDPKTRGTRIGRRLYEERRALAERLELNGIVFGGRMPGLAKAMRRKTNRAETPEEYLQLVVDNKIHDPVLRFQLANGFEPVGVLSNYLPEDKQSKAFAVHMVWRNPYVDADQPKTHRLPRDVEAVRIATCQLQARAVADYDEFMRNVEYFVDVAADYEADFIVFPELFTLMLLSFEESELSPLEAIEKLSGYTPRIRKALSEMALKYNINIIGGSHPTRMEDGDIHNVAMVCLRDGSIHEQEKIHPTPNEAYWWNIKGGDSIDAIPTDCGPIGVLICYDSEFPELARRLADEGARIIFVPFCTDSRQGYLRVRYCGQARAIENQCYVVLSGNVGNLPNVANMDIQYAQSCILTPCDFPFARDGIAAESSENVETLTISDVNLADLSWARAEGTVRNLNDRRFDLYQIEWDKRVGKSDLDKSMPELDGPAPRGPHTPGGG, encoded by the coding sequence ATGACCCAGGCAAGACTGGAAGTCCGGCAGGCTAAGCTGGGCGATGTTCGCGCGATCGCGGACCTCGTCCGGCGCGCTTACGAGGAACTGCCCGCCTACACGCACGGGGAGATCCGCGGACAGATCAACAATTACGCCGAAGGGTGCTTCGTCGCTAAGCTGGACGGCAAGCTGGTGGGCTATTGCGCCACGATGCGGATCGGCGGCGACGTGGCTCTGAAGCCGCATACCTGGGACGAGATCACCGGCAACGGCTTCGGCAGCCGGCACAACCCGACGGGAGAGTGGCTCTACGGCTACGAGATGTGCGTCGATCCCAAGACGCGCGGCACCCGCATCGGGCGGCGCCTGTACGAAGAACGACGCGCACTGGCAGAGAGGCTGGAGCTGAACGGGATCGTTTTCGGTGGCCGCATGCCCGGCCTCGCCAAGGCGATGCGGCGTAAGACCAACCGGGCCGAAACGCCGGAGGAATATCTCCAGCTGGTGGTCGACAACAAGATCCACGATCCCGTGCTGCGCTTCCAGCTGGCCAACGGGTTCGAGCCGGTCGGGGTGCTTTCGAACTACCTGCCGGAGGACAAGCAGTCGAAGGCGTTCGCCGTCCACATGGTCTGGCGCAATCCCTATGTCGATGCCGACCAGCCCAAGACCCACCGCCTGCCGCGCGATGTGGAGGCCGTGCGGATCGCCACCTGCCAGCTGCAGGCGCGCGCCGTTGCGGATTACGATGAATTCATGCGCAACGTCGAATATTTTGTCGACGTTGCAGCGGATTATGAGGCGGACTTCATAGTCTTTCCCGAACTCTTCACGCTGATGCTGCTAAGCTTCGAGGAAAGCGAGCTTTCCCCGCTCGAGGCGATCGAGAAGCTGTCCGGCTACACGCCGCGCATTCGCAAGGCGCTGAGCGAGATGGCGCTCAAGTACAACATCAACATCATCGGCGGCAGTCACCCCACGCGGATGGAGGACGGCGACATCCACAACGTCGCCATGGTCTGCCTGCGCGACGGATCGATCCACGAGCAGGAGAAGATCCACCCCACGCCGAACGAGGCCTATTGGTGGAATATCAAGGGCGGCGACAGCATCGATGCGATCCCCACCGACTGCGGACCCATCGGCGTGCTCATCTGCTACGACAGCGAATTTCCCGAGCTCGCCCGCCGCCTGGCCGACGAGGGCGCGCGGATCATCTTCGTCCCCTTCTGCACCGACAGCCGGCAGGGCTATCTTCGCGTCCGCTATTGCGGGCAGGCGCGGGCGATCGAGAACCAGTGCTATGTTGTCCTCAGCGGAAATGTCGGCAACCTGCCCAACGTCGCGAACATGGATATCCAATACGCGCAAAGCTGCATCCTGACGCCCTGCGACTTCCCTTTCGCACGCGACGGGATCGCCGCCGAATCGAGCGAGAACGTGGAAACGCTGACCATCAGCGACGTGAACCTCGCCGACCTCAGCTGGGCGCGTGCGGAAGGCACGGTGCGCAACCTCAACGACCGCCGGTTCGACCTCTACCAGATCGAATGGGACAAGCGTGTTGGCAAGAGCGATTTGGACAAGTCGATGCCCGAGCTTGACGGCCCCGCCCCGCGCGGTCCGCACACGCCCGGCGGCGGCTGA
- a CDS encoding NADP-dependent isocitrate dehydrogenase, with protein sequence MAKIQVKNPIVELDGDEMTRIIWQWIRERLILPYLDVDLKYYDLSIQKRDETDDQITVDAANAIKEHGVGVKCATITPDEQRVEEFDLKKMWVSPNGTIRNILGGVVFREPIVIDNVPRLVPGWTDPIVVGRHAFGDQYRAKDTLIPGAGKLRLVFEGEDGEKIDLDVYEFHSSGVAMAMYNLDDSIRDFARASMNYGLDRGWPVYLSTKNTILKKYDGRFKDLFQEVFDNEFKDKFAEAGITYEHRLIDDMVASALKWNGKFVWACKNYDGDVQSDTVAQGFGSLGLMTSVLMTPDGKTVEAEAAHGTVTRHYRQHQEGKATSTNPIASIFAWTRGLMYRGKFDGTPEVVKFAETLEQVCIKTVEDGDMTKDLALLIGPGQNWLTTEQFFEKIVDNLEKEMAA encoded by the coding sequence ATGGCAAAAATCCAGGTTAAGAACCCGATCGTCGAACTCGATGGCGACGAAATGACCCGCATCATCTGGCAGTGGATCCGCGAACGCCTGATCCTCCCCTATCTCGATGTCGACCTGAAATATTACGACCTGTCGATCCAGAAGCGCGACGAGACGGACGACCAGATCACCGTCGATGCCGCCAACGCCATCAAGGAACACGGCGTCGGCGTGAAATGCGCCACCATCACGCCGGACGAACAGCGGGTCGAGGAATTCGACCTCAAGAAAATGTGGGTCTCGCCCAACGGCACGATCCGCAACATCCTGGGCGGTGTGGTCTTCCGCGAGCCGATCGTGATCGACAACGTGCCGCGCCTCGTGCCCGGCTGGACCGATCCCATTGTCGTCGGCCGCCACGCCTTCGGCGACCAGTACCGCGCCAAGGACACGCTGATCCCGGGCGCCGGCAAGCTGCGCCTCGTGTTCGAAGGCGAAGATGGCGAGAAGATCGACCTCGACGTCTATGAATTCCATTCCAGCGGCGTCGCCATGGCGATGTACAACCTCGACGATTCGATCCGCGACTTCGCGCGCGCTTCGATGAACTACGGGCTCGACCGCGGCTGGCCGGTGTATCTCAGCACCAAGAACACCATCCTCAAGAAGTACGATGGCCGCTTCAAGGACCTGTTCCAGGAGGTGTTCGACAACGAATTCAAGGACAAGTTCGCCGAAGCCGGCATCACTTACGAACACCGCCTGATCGATGACATGGTCGCATCCGCCCTCAAGTGGAACGGCAAGTTCGTGTGGGCCTGCAAGAACTACGATGGCGACGTACAGTCCGACACCGTGGCGCAGGGCTTCGGCAGCCTCGGCCTGATGACCTCCGTGCTGATGACGCCCGACGGCAAGACCGTGGAAGCGGAAGCCGCGCACGGCACCGTTACCCGCCACTATCGCCAGCACCAGGAAGGCAAGGCTACGAGCACCAACCCCATCGCCAGCATCTTCGCCTGGACGCGCGGCCTGATGTATCGCGGCAAGTTCGACGGCACGCCCGAGGTCGTGAAATTCGCCGAGACGCTGGAACAGGTCTGCATCAAGACCGTGGAAGACGGCGACATGACGAAGGACCTCGCCCTGCTGATCGGCCCCGGCCAGAACTGGCTGACCACCGAGCAGTTCTTCGAAAAGATCGTCGATAACCTCGAAAAGGAAATGGCGGCCTGA
- the cpdR gene encoding cell cycle two-component system response regulator CpdR — MIRILLAEDEEAMRGYLQRALENAGYDVVAVDRGTAAVPHLETETFDLLLSDIVMPEMDGIELAQKCAEISPDTKVMFITGFAAVSMKASQEQPQAKVLSKPFHLRDLVLEVERMFEPDKSARL, encoded by the coding sequence ATGATCCGCATACTCCTGGCCGAAGACGAAGAAGCGATGCGGGGCTACCTGCAGCGTGCGCTGGAGAATGCGGGGTACGATGTCGTCGCGGTCGACCGGGGCACGGCGGCCGTGCCGCACCTCGAGACCGAAACCTTCGACCTGCTGCTGTCCGACATCGTGATGCCGGAAATGGACGGGATCGAGCTGGCGCAGAAATGCGCCGAGATCAGCCCGGATACGAAGGTGATGTTCATCACCGGGTTCGCCGCCGTCAGCATGAAGGCGAGCCAGGAACAGCCGCAGGCCAAGGTCCTGTCGAAGCCCTTCCACCTGCGCGACCTGGTGCTGGAAGTGGAGCGGATGTTCGAGCCTGACAAGTCGGCGCGCCTCTAG
- a CDS encoding N-formylglutamate amidohydrolase has product MKICNVICFDTHRLTVQHGAMDGGSRKAGGARRDSRGGSVPGLAGAAAWHLSEPEPAAVPVLIAVPHAGRAYPPELIGKMRDPALAALRLEDRYVDILARKVAEATCAALLQAHAPRAMIDLNRAPEEVDWTMLEGGAQGQGRGRGRIARRARSGLGLVPRRLSGMGEIWRTPLPVAALDQRIGSVHAPYHDALDGALRSLHSRWGAALLVDFHSMPPLGRQGEAPGAELVIGDRFGASCDGGLVAAAFAEADRLGLRAAHNRPYAGGYVLDRHGRPARGRHAMQFEICRRAYLDMRLAEPGDRLEDTASKLALVIRRLAAETAALGSATSLPEAAE; this is encoded by the coding sequence ATGAAGATCTGCAACGTGATCTGCTTTGACACACACCGCCTCACGGTCCAGCATGGCGCCATGGATGGAGGCAGCAGAAAGGCCGGCGGGGCGCGGCGCGATTCCCGAGGGGGCAGCGTGCCGGGGCTGGCCGGGGCCGCGGCCTGGCACCTGAGCGAGCCGGAGCCTGCGGCAGTCCCGGTGCTGATCGCGGTGCCGCATGCGGGCCGCGCCTATCCGCCCGAACTCATCGGAAAGATGCGCGATCCCGCGCTGGCGGCCCTGCGGCTGGAAGATCGCTATGTCGACATACTCGCCCGCAAGGTGGCCGAGGCGACCTGCGCGGCCCTGCTGCAGGCACACGCCCCGCGCGCGATGATCGACCTCAACCGCGCACCCGAAGAAGTCGACTGGACCATGCTGGAAGGCGGCGCTCAGGGTCAGGGGCGCGGCAGGGGAAGGATCGCCCGGCGGGCGCGCAGCGGCTTGGGACTGGTCCCGCGCCGGCTGTCCGGGATGGGCGAAATCTGGCGCACGCCGCTGCCCGTGGCCGCGCTCGACCAGCGGATCGGCTCCGTCCACGCGCCCTATCACGACGCGCTCGACGGTGCGCTGCGCTCCCTCCACAGCCGCTGGGGCGCGGCGCTGCTGGTCGATTTCCACTCGATGCCGCCGCTCGGGCGACAAGGCGAGGCGCCGGGAGCGGAACTTGTAATCGGCGATCGCTTCGGGGCGAGCTGCGACGGCGGACTGGTCGCGGCGGCCTTCGCCGAAGCCGATCGCCTGGGCCTGCGCGCCGCGCACAACCGCCCATATGCGGGCGGCTACGTGCTCGACCGGCACGGCCGGCCCGCGCGCGGACGCCATGCGATGCAGTTCGAGATTTGCCGCCGCGCCTATCTCGACATGCGTCTTGCGGAACCGGGTGACCGGCTGGAGGATACGGCGTCCAAGCTGGCGCTCGTCATCCGGCGGCTGGCTGCGGAAACCGCCGCGCTAGGCTCCGCAACATCGCTCCCCGAAGCTGCCGAATAA
- a CDS encoding SapC family protein yields the protein MASAPQSQLPLFYQDLMPLNTRDHAGWHAKQTEHATWLVNQHAVPVTADELAQVQRHYPVIFSSGDQPVPLALMGLNEGVNTFVNDDGKFIEDDLYIPAYIRRYPFMLARLKEGSEEMSLCFDPTSGLVGEFDEGKALFDGDKPSEETRQVMQFCERFEQAGQRTQAMMQELKDADILMDGEVSINQDNRPDAQPYVYRGFKMVDQEKLQNLPTETVEKWHKSGLLVLIHAHLMSLDMMRIIFARQTRQGKTPNAPQPANGELQVDI from the coding sequence GACCTGATGCCCCTCAACACCCGCGACCACGCGGGCTGGCACGCCAAGCAGACCGAGCATGCGACCTGGCTGGTGAACCAGCACGCCGTTCCGGTCACCGCCGACGAACTGGCACAGGTGCAGCGCCACTACCCGGTCATTTTCTCGTCGGGCGACCAGCCGGTGCCGTTGGCGCTGATGGGCCTCAACGAAGGCGTCAACACCTTCGTCAACGACGATGGCAAGTTCATCGAAGACGACCTCTACATCCCGGCCTACATCCGCCGCTATCCCTTTATGCTGGCGCGCCTCAAGGAAGGCAGTGAAGAGATGTCGCTGTGCTTTGATCCGACCAGCGGCCTCGTCGGCGAATTCGACGAAGGCAAGGCGCTGTTCGACGGTGACAAGCCGTCCGAAGAAACCCGGCAGGTCATGCAGTTCTGCGAACGGTTCGAACAGGCCGGTCAGCGCACGCAGGCGATGATGCAGGAATTGAAGGACGCCGACATCCTGATGGACGGCGAAGTTTCGATCAACCAGGACAACCGGCCCGACGCGCAGCCGTATGTCTATCGCGGCTTCAAGATGGTCGACCAGGAAAAGCTGCAGAACCTGCCGACGGAAACGGTGGAGAAGTGGCACAAGAGCGGCCTTCTCGTGCTGATCCACGCGCACCTGATGTCGCTCGACATGATGCGGATCATCTTCGCGCGCCAGACCCGCCAGGGCAAGACGCCGAACGCGCCGCAGCCTGCCAACGGCGAACTGCAGGTCGACATCTAA